GACGATCGCGGCGGCCGTCTCCTGCGCTCCCTCGCCGTTCACGTCGGCGCACAGCGTGAGCGCCCCCTCGGCCGCCAGCCGTTGCGCCACCGCCCGGCCGATGCCGGTCGCCGCGCCGGTGACCACGCTGACCTTGCCTTGCATCCGCACGATCGCTCCCTCCCTCGACTCCTGGTCCGCGCCGAATACTCCGCCACTTTGACGATCAAGTAAAGTGGCCAACCGTGAAGAGCACGTCCGGCAGGCGCCCGACCATGCGTGACGTCGCCGAGCACGCGGGCGTCTCCGCCCAGACGGTCTCGAACCTCGTGAACAACCGCCTGCGGCAGATGTCGGACGAGACCCGGCTGCGCATCGAGGGCGCGATGGAGCAGCTCGGCTACCACCCGAACCTGACCGCCCGCAGCCTGCGCTCGGCGCGGACGACGACGATCGGATTCCTGCTGCTCGACGAGGGCGCGCGCTACCTGGCCGACCCCATGACCGACCAGGTCATCGCCGGTGTCGGCGACGTCGCCCGCGACCGCGGTTACAGCGTCCTCATCCACGCCGGGCTGCCCGGCCCGCCCGACCGCGGCCTGCTGCGGCCGGTGCTCGAGTCGCGCGTCGACGGCGTGCTGCTCTTTCTCTCCGGCCCACCCGAGCAGCGGCAGTGGTACCCGGCCCGCGCGGCCGAGCTCGGCGTGCCCACCGTCGTGCTCGAGGAGGCCGGTCCCGATCATGGTGCGCAGATGTCGGTCACGGCGGACAACCGCGATGGCGCCCGCCGCCTGGCCGACCACCTGATCGCCTCCGGCCACACCCGGATCGCCTTCATCGCCGCCCGCCAACCGTGGCCGATGGTCGAGCAGCGCCACCGGGGCTACTGCGAGGCGCTGGCGGCGGCCGGCCTCGAGCGCAACCCCGACTTCGAGCTCTTCGAGGGCATCTGGGATGCGGCCGACGCGGGCGCGATGGTCGACCGGCTGCTCGACCTGCCCGAGCCG
This is a stretch of genomic DNA from Gaiellales bacterium. It encodes these proteins:
- a CDS encoding LacI family DNA-binding transcriptional regulator; translation: MKSTSGRRPTMRDVAEHAGVSAQTVSNLVNNRLRQMSDETRLRIEGAMEQLGYHPNLTARSLRSARTTTIGFLLLDEGARYLADPMTDQVIAGVGDVARDRGYSVLIHAGLPGPPDRGLLRPVLESRVDGVLLFLSGPPEQRQWYPARAAELGVPTVVLEEAGPDHGAQMSVTADNRDGARRLADHLIASGHTRIAFIAARQPWPMVEQRHRGYCEALAAAGLERNPDFELFEGIWDAADAGAMVDRLLDLPEPPTAVMGGNDLLAIGVMRQARARGLRVPDDLAVTGFNDFAFAEFVEPPLTTVHVPGYEIGRTAAQLLIEHLDGEAGANPQVTLPVELRLRGSA